In Streptomyces sannanensis, the DNA window CGTGTGACCGCTTCGGCTCCCGCCACCGGCTCACCGCCCGCCCGGTACGACGACCTGCGCGCCATGGTGATCAACTGCACTCTCAAGCGGTCCCCGGAGCAGAGCAACACCCAGGGACTCGTCGACCGCAGCACCGCCATCATGAACGCACAAGGCGTCCACGTGGACGTCGTGCGGGCCGTGGACCACGACATCGCCACCGGCGTCTGGCCGGACATGACGGAACACGGCTGGCAGACCGACGCCTGGCCGACGCTGTACGAGCAGGTGATGGCCGCAGACATCCTCGTGCTGGCCGGACCCATCTGGCTGGGCGACAACAGCTCCGTGATGAAGCAGGTCATCGAACGTCTCTACGCCTGCTCCAGCCTTCTCAACAAGGCGGGCCAGTACGCCTATTACGGCCGGGTCGGCGGCTGCCTGATCACCGGCAACGAGGACGGCGTCAAGCACTGCGCGATGAACGTCCTCTACAGCCTTCAGCACCTCGGCTACACCATCCCTCCCCAAGCCGACGCCGGATGGATCGGCGAGGCCGGCCCCGGCCCCTCCTACCTCGACCCCGGCTCCGGCGGCCCCGAGAACGACTTCACCAACCGCAACACCACCTTCATGACCTGGAACCTGCTGCACCTGGCCCGAGCGCTCAAGGACCTCGGCGGCATTCCCGCCTACGGCAATCAGCGCACCGCCTGGGACGCCGGTTGCCGCCGCGACTACGAGAACCCCGAGCACCGATAGACCAACGGTGGCCGCCCGTGGCACAGCGGAAACAGGTGATGGCCCGCCCGGTCG includes these proteins:
- a CDS encoding flavodoxin family protein; its protein translation is MTASAPATGSPPARYDDLRAMVINCTLKRSPEQSNTQGLVDRSTAIMNAQGVHVDVVRAVDHDIATGVWPDMTEHGWQTDAWPTLYEQVMAADILVLAGPIWLGDNSSVMKQVIERLYACSSLLNKAGQYAYYGRVGGCLITGNEDGVKHCAMNVLYSLQHLGYTIPPQADAGWIGEAGPGPSYLDPGSGGPENDFTNRNTTFMTWNLLHLARALKDLGGIPAYGNQRTAWDAGCRRDYENPEHR